One genomic window of Paenibacillus xylanilyticus includes the following:
- a CDS encoding Gfo/Idh/MocA family oxidoreductase, with protein MGSKKRYVLVGTGGRAEFFYGALAKNFRDQSELAAFCDINQTRMNYANQLLRERYQYNEVPTYTADQFDQMIENEKPDAVIVTSVDRTHHKYIIRAMELGCDVVTEKPMTIDEHKCQDILDAAKRTGRNIRVTFNYRYAPHHTKIRELIMNDTIGKVTSVHFEWLLNTRHGADYFRRWHRDKRNSGGLLVHKSTHHFDLVNFWMGSQPETVFAFGDLMYYGRENAEERGVTQFYNRATGNPLAKEDPFALHLDSDAHLKAMYLDAEPEDGYQRDQSVFGDGINIEDTMGVLVQYQNKAILTYSLVAYQPWEGYRIAINGTKGRIEMSIVEQSYVNSLGDKSLEGALIGKTLRVLPMFDAPYEVHVEEQKGGHGGGDPVLLNDLFGEPAEDPYARAANHIDGARSILTGIAANRAISTGLPVHIKSLVQF; from the coding sequence ATGGGTAGCAAAAAACGCTATGTACTGGTCGGCACCGGTGGCCGTGCAGAATTTTTTTATGGAGCATTAGCGAAAAATTTCCGTGACCAATCTGAGCTTGCAGCTTTTTGTGATATTAATCAAACGCGGATGAATTATGCGAATCAACTGCTGCGAGAACGATATCAATACAATGAGGTTCCTACCTATACAGCAGACCAGTTTGACCAGATGATTGAGAACGAGAAACCCGATGCCGTCATTGTGACCAGCGTTGACCGTACGCATCACAAGTATATTATTCGCGCGATGGAGCTAGGATGTGACGTCGTGACCGAGAAACCCATGACCATCGATGAGCACAAATGCCAGGATATCCTCGATGCTGCCAAACGGACCGGGCGAAATATCCGCGTTACCTTCAACTACCGATATGCTCCCCATCATACCAAGATCCGTGAGCTGATCATGAACGATACCATCGGTAAAGTAACCTCCGTTCATTTCGAATGGCTGCTCAATACCCGGCACGGTGCAGACTACTTCCGTCGCTGGCACCGCGACAAACGTAACAGCGGAGGTTTACTCGTCCATAAATCCACCCATCATTTTGATCTCGTCAATTTCTGGATGGGCTCCCAGCCCGAAACGGTCTTTGCCTTCGGTGATCTCATGTATTATGGGCGGGAAAATGCCGAAGAACGCGGCGTTACCCAATTTTACAATCGCGCCACCGGCAACCCGCTCGCTAAGGAAGATCCTTTTGCCCTCCACTTGGATTCGGATGCGCACCTCAAAGCGATGTATCTGGATGCAGAGCCCGAGGACGGTTACCAGCGTGATCAGAGCGTATTCGGAGATGGCATTAACATTGAGGATACGATGGGCGTGCTTGTCCAGTATCAGAACAAAGCCATTTTGACGTATTCCCTTGTTGCCTACCAGCCGTGGGAAGGATACCGTATAGCCATTAACGGCACCAAAGGACGAATCGAGATGTCCATCGTTGAACAGTCCTATGTCAATTCACTCGGGGATAAAAGTCTCGAAGGCGCCCTGATCGGCAAAACGCTTCGTGTGCTGCCCATGTTCGATGCTCCATATGAGGTGCATGTCGAAGAGCAAAAAGGCGGCCATGGCGGAGGCGATCCGGTTCTGCTCAATGATCTGTTTGGCGAGCCTGCGGAAGATCCGTATGCTCGTGCTGCCAACCATATTGATGGAGCAAGATCGATCCTGACCGGTATTGCAGCCAACCGTGCGATTTCAACCGGGTTGCCGGTCCACATCAAGAGCCTGGTTCAGTTTTAA